The Candidatus Roizmanbacteria bacterium CG_4_9_14_0_2_um_filter_38_17 genome contains the following window.
AAGAGTGAAGAGAAAATAGTAAAGAAGGAGAAAAAAGATGAATAGCTATACAGCATCTACAAAAGCTGGCGAAATAAAAAGCGAATGGCGTGAGATTGATGCTGCAGGTATGGTTCTTGGACGTTTAGCATCAGTTGTTGCTCAGTTGTTAATTGGTAAAGCTAAGCCCAATTTTTCGCGCAATTTGCTTATGGGGGATTATGTTGTTGTTATTAATTCTTCTAAAATAGTGGTTACGGGTGATAAGTCTGAGAAAAAATTATATGAGAATTATTCTGGTTACCCAGGTGGACTTAAACAGGAAAAATATAAAGACCTGAATAAACGTAAACCTGGTGAGGTGATCAGGATTGCAGTATCCGGGATGTTGCCTAAAAATAAATTACGGAAAGAAATGCTTCGTAAATTGTATATATTTCCCGATGAAGAGCATAAATATAAAGATAAGATCGAGAATATAAGTTAATTATGTCTAGTAAAATTAAATATGTTGAAGCAATAGGACGACGCCGGACGGCAACCGCCAGGGTTCGGTTGTATGATGTGGAAGATAAGCGCAAACTAGTTAAGTTATGGGATTACAAGCTTAGTCCAGGTGTTATCTTGGTTGATAAAAAACCAGCATCTGACACTTTTCCTAGTTTGGTTGAAAACAATATTTTAATGTTGCCATTTAAATTAACAAAAACACTAGATAAATATGCGGTAACAGCCCAGGCTTCGGGATCTGGCCTAAAAGGTCAGCTCGATGCAATTGTACACGGAATTGCTAGAGCACTAGATAAAATAAATTCAGAGGAATATCGACCTATTTTAAAGAAACAAGGACTTCTAACGCGTGACCCAAGAGCTAGAGAGCGCCGCAAGGCAGGTTTGGC
Protein-coding sequences here:
- a CDS encoding 50S ribosomal protein L13, producing MNSYTASTKAGEIKSEWREIDAAGMVLGRLASVVAQLLIGKAKPNFSRNLLMGDYVVVINSSKIVVTGDKSEKKLYENYSGYPGGLKQEKYKDLNKRKPGEVIRIAVSGMLPKNKLRKEMLRKLYIFPDEEHKYKDKIENIS
- the rpsI gene encoding 30S ribosomal protein S9, with the translated sequence MSSKIKYVEAIGRRRTATARVRLYDVEDKRKLVKLWDYKLSPGVILVDKKPASDTFPSLVENNILMLPFKLTKTLDKYAVTAQASGSGLKGQLDAIVHGIARALDKINSEEYRPILKKQGLLTRDPRARERRKAGLAQSARAKKQSPKR